A window of Maioricimonas rarisocia genomic DNA:
TTCAGACGCGCGAGTCGCTCGAGTGCCGAGGTGCGATCGCTCTGGGGGTAGTTCCACTCACGCTGACCGTCGAAGTGGTCGTGCGTGATGAAGCCTTTCCAGAACGACGCGATCTCGTCGTCGGCCAGGCCGATGTAGCTGACGGCGATCGCCCCGCGCGAGAAGCCACAGAGGAACAGCCGCTCGGGGTCGCCGCCGAACTGATCACAGATGCGGGGGAGAGTCGTCTTGCAGTAGTCGATCGTCGCCTGCCGGTCGCCCCACCAGGTGAGCGCGTTCGCCTTCCCACCTTTCTCGATGTACGGCATGGAAACCCAGATGCTGCCGACGCCACCCGTCAGCCCGTAGCCGAGGTTCGCATCCTTCACTTCGCCGGTCGACCCGCTGGTGGGAAACCGGTTGCCGGTGTACTCGACGATGACCGGGTATGTGCCGCCCGGCTTCCAGTCAACCGGCAGATAAAGGGCGTGGTAGACGTCGGTGCCGGCGTAGTCGGGGGCGATCTGACGGCCCCGGCGACCGGCGGCAGGAGGCTGATCGGTCATCTCGGGGGTAACGAGATCCGCGGGCTGAGGCTGATCGTCAGCAGGAACGGTGGCTGCTGAGAGAAGTGCCAGCACGAGAGCGGAGACGGACAGAAGATCGTGGATTGGGTGAGGCATCGAGCGGAGCCCTGTGGGCACGTGGGAGCGGGGGGGCGTCTCACTGGGCCGAACCGGCTCACTTCAGTAAACACCAGTCTCCTGGCTTGGCCCACCAGAGGACAGTGCCGGCCGATTCGGCAAGCGCGATGCGCATCTGGATCTGTTTCAAGCAGAGCCAGAGTGCCTGGAGGATATCGTCTCCGTAGGATGGCCGCTCTTCCGGCTCAATTTCTGGAATCGGGAAATAGCACATGGCGTGATCCTCTTCTTTGCGACATCGGATCCTGATCGTGTCTGACCTCTCTGTGTCACCCTTGCTGACGTGAACTTCTCGATCCAGTGTGAACTCGTCCGTCTCGGCGATCCTACTCCTTCGGCGTCGGGTGCCCCTGGCGACTTGCCCGTCAGAGAGAACGTCATTCGACACAGATGCCTGGCTTTCAAAAGCAAGCATGTCTCTCCGGAACTCGAGCACCGGGATCACCTGGTTACGCTCCCTCACGGTCGCGGCTCGTTTCGGCACGTGCTCCCGGCGCCATGCGGGCGATCGTCCCTCGCGTAGCTCGCTCCAGCCACAGCCACCCGCTGACTGTCGTTCCACAAGCCGGAAACAGCTTCTCACTCTCCTCCGCCCTGGTACGCGCCTGCCGAGTACGTCAGCTCATAGCTGTGGGAGTAGATCTCGATGATGTTCCCGAAGGGGTCTTCGCAGTAAACCATGCGGTAAGGCTTATCGCCGGGATAGTATTCGCGAACGGGCATTCTCTGCTTGCCACCGTTCTCGACGATGCGCTCCGCGAGACCTTCGACATCCGGATCCTGCACGCAGAAGTGAAAGACACCGGTCTTCCAGTACTCGAAGTTGTCCTCAGGCCTTTGAGCGTTCTCGAACTCGAAGAGTTCGATGCCGACGCGATCGCCCGTGGCCAGGTGAGCAATGCGAAATCGGTTCCAGCCTTCGCCAAAGACGTCGTTGCACATCACACCAATGGCAGAGTCATCCGACACCACTTCTGTGGGAGGCATGATGACGTACCAGCCCAGGGTTTTCGTATAGAAGTCCACCGCCTGGTCGAGGTCCGTCACGGAAATGCCGATGTGAGAGAATGTTCGAGGAAACACGATGCACGCCCCTTTCGCTTGCCACGGAAGACGGATGTCATTGCGGGATCGAACCGCCACTGCCGGGGAAGCCGGCCGGGCCTCACCCATACCGCCGCAATGGCGGTAATGACGGACCGGGGGTGTCAGGCGGAGTTGGGTCAATGTGAATCGCCGAATCTTCTTCCCTGTTACAGAGTGACCACGTCGCGACATGTTTGCGAGAGGAAACTTTCAGCGTCCGCCTGCGCCTCCCCCTTGTCGACCGTGGGGGCCGCGTCGCGATCCGACGAACCTTTCTCTTCGGACTCATCGTCGCCGTCCCCGGCACCTCCGGACGCGTCCGCTTGTCGTTTGAAGACTTCGGCGGTCCTGGCCCCCCAGCCTTCCCACGGCGGCCGGGCGAAGTGTTTCGATACCCTCATCGGATCGCTGACGGTCACGTCGAGCACGGCCGGGCTGGTCGTCCCCTCCCAGAACAGCTTCTCGAGCTCGGCATCGTGGAACTCGATCTTTCCTGCCGCGGCATACTCTTTCAGCAGCGCGTTGCGGCCATCGATCGCGATGCAGCTGCCGAACGAGCTGAGCGCAATCGGACCTCCGTACTTCTCATGCAGCGCTTTTGCCCGCACCCACTCCATGGCCGTACCTGTGGACCATCCGATGGCGAGCGCCACCTTTCTGGTGCCCTCGGGAGTGGTGGCGTACTCCTGCAG
This region includes:
- a CDS encoding alpha/beta hydrolase translates to MPHPIHDLLSVSALVLALLSAATVPADDQPQPADLVTPEMTDQPPAAGRRGRQIAPDYAGTDVYHALYLPVDWKPGGTYPVIVEYTGNRFPTSGSTGEVKDANLGYGLTGGVGSIWVSMPYIEKGGKANALTWWGDRQATIDYCKTTLPRICDQFGGDPERLFLCGFSRGAIAVSYIGLADDEIASFWKGFITHDHFDGQREWNYPQSDRTSALERLARLKGRPVLVCGGGNAFLHDHLELADFTFLRPPIDEIFDIPERKVIHPHTDLWMHRDSEYRDRARAWLERHW
- a CDS encoding DUF6968 family protein; this translates as MLAFESQASVSNDVLSDGQVARGTRRRRSRIAETDEFTLDREVHVSKGDTERSDTIRIRCRKEEDHAMCYFPIPEIEPEERPSYGDDILQALWLCLKQIQMRIALAESAGTVLWWAKPGDWCLLK
- a CDS encoding lactoylglutathione lyase family protein → MVFPRTFSHIGISVTDLDQAVDFYTKTLGWYVIMPPTEVVSDDSAIGVMCNDVFGEGWNRFRIAHLATGDRVGIELFEFENAQRPEDNFEYWKTGVFHFCVQDPDVEGLAERIVENGGKQRMPVREYYPGDKPYRMVYCEDPFGNIIEIYSHSYELTYSAGAYQGGGE